The following proteins are encoded in a genomic region of Bacillus sp. FJAT-22090:
- a CDS encoding D-glycero-alpha-D-manno-heptose-1,7-bisphosphate 7-phosphatase: protein MKKAVFLDRDGVINEVLSDRVKFVNKPHELYFLPGVPEAIKKLNTFFDFVFVVTNQGGVGLGFMKEAQLNKIHEHMVAELKKEGATIHDVAYCPHKPKAGCACRKPNSKLIVDLGEKYDIELSQSYMVGDTDTDIIAGKKAGTKAVFLGKSDPLADAVFPDLISAVDWIIEDATAE, encoded by the coding sequence ATGAAGAAGGCAGTCTTTTTGGATCGTGATGGAGTAATAAATGAAGTGCTAAGTGATCGAGTTAAATTTGTGAATAAACCACATGAGTTGTATTTCTTACCGGGTGTTCCAGAAGCAATTAAAAAATTGAATACTTTTTTTGATTTTGTTTTTGTTGTAACTAATCAAGGGGGTGTTGGTTTAGGGTTTATGAAAGAAGCTCAGCTCAACAAAATACATGAACATATGGTTGCTGAATTAAAGAAGGAAGGTGCAACAATTCATGATGTTGCTTATTGTCCTCATAAACCAAAAGCAGGTTGTGCTTGCCGAAAACCAAATAGCAAATTAATTGTCGATTTGGGTGAAAAATATGATATTGAATTATCCCAGTCCTATATGGTAGGAGATACTGATACAGACATCATTGCAGGGAAGAAGGCAGGAACAAAAGCTGTATTTCTAGGAAAGAGTGATCCACTTGCAGATGCCGTTTTCCCTGACCTAATTAGTGCTGTGGATTGGATTATTGAGGATGCAACAGCTGAATAA
- a CDS encoding class I SAM-dependent methyltransferase has translation MSNIINYYNKFDEWGRLEREPIEFQVNLHYIKKYLPPTGYVLDNGAGPGKYSIKLAQDGYKVTLTDLTPRLVEFARNKVQALNLEKHFNGFFAANARELKMINDEEFDASLMLGPMYHIQDENERIQAIRELHRVTKNNGVVFVAFMPRIRHILTSLLYPENWKPNDNIDEIQQFSQTGCFNHQDEGRFTGAYYFNIDEIKPFMEAQGFESIELIGSNIGAILNNDNWNYWRNKGEAELEKLLKMLIEKADDPHILGISSHLLYIGRKKG, from the coding sequence ATGAGTAATATCATTAATTATTATAATAAGTTTGATGAATGGGGACGTTTAGAAAGAGAACCGATTGAATTCCAAGTTAATTTGCATTATATAAAAAAATATCTGCCTCCAACAGGATACGTGTTAGATAATGGTGCTGGACCAGGGAAATATTCTATAAAACTTGCTCAAGACGGTTATAAAGTGACCTTAACAGATTTAACGCCGAGACTTGTTGAATTTGCTAGAAATAAAGTACAGGCACTTAATTTAGAAAAACACTTTAATGGTTTTTTTGCAGCAAATGCTAGAGAACTTAAAATGATTAATGATGAAGAGTTTGACGCGTCATTAATGCTCGGCCCAATGTATCATATACAGGATGAAAATGAACGTATCCAAGCAATTAGAGAGTTACATAGAGTTACTAAAAATAACGGTGTTGTTTTTGTTGCGTTTATGCCAAGAATCAGGCATATACTGACTTCACTATTATATCCTGAAAATTGGAAACCCAATGATAACATAGATGAGATTCAACAATTTTCACAAACAGGTTGTTTTAATCATCAAGATGAAGGACGCTTTACTGGTGCTTATTATTTTAATATTGATGAAATCAAACCGTTTATGGAAGCACAGGGATTTGAAAGTATAGAATTGATAGGTTCTAATATAGGTGCAATATTAAATAATGATAATTGGAATTACTGGAGAAACAAAGGGGAAGCAGAACTTGAAAAACTCCTGAAAATGCTTATTGAAAAAGCTGACGACCCACATATTCTTGGAATTTCATCTCACTTACTTTATATTGGAAGAAAAAAAGGGTAA
- a CDS encoding GNAT family N-acetyltransferase, which translates to MIFSNKILIRKMKQNDFELMVKWLNDPKVLEFYEESPTNYDKVVNKYGPRVEGKHYVNPCMIEFQNETIGYIQFYPIQENELIKYGYPQNEIIYGIDQFIGETQLWGKGIGTSMISMMVNYLSIHKSVSRVVLEVKNTNVRAISSYEKCGFKKMKELQNDLTLMEWMK; encoded by the coding sequence ATGATATTCAGTAACAAAATACTTATCAGAAAAATGAAACAGAATGACTTTGAATTAATGGTTAAATGGCTAAATGACCCAAAGGTTTTGGAATTCTACGAAGAGTCTCCTACTAACTACGATAAAGTGGTAAATAAATATGGACCTAGAGTGGAGGGAAAACACTATGTAAATCCTTGTATGATAGAATTTCAAAATGAAACAATTGGATATATACAGTTCTATCCAATACAAGAAAATGAATTAATAAAATATGGCTATCCACAAAATGAAATTATTTATGGTATTGATCAATTTATTGGAGAAACTCAGTTATGGGGAAAAGGAATAGGTACATCCATGATTTCTATGATGGTAAATTATTTGAGCATACATAAAAGTGTATCACGAGTTGTGTTGGAAGTAAAAAATACTAATGTCAGAGCAATCTCTAGCTATGAGAAGTGCGGTTTTAAAAAAATGAAAGAACTTCAAAATGATTTAACTTTAATGGAATGGATGAAATAA
- a CDS encoding VOC family protein: protein MIFEVTFQVRVSDIKEGHKWYEVVLNKKPDLQPHSGFIEWEILPGCWLQVAEGIPSKASGPLRLGVTNIIAERERLVKELGIDRFEIHSREEVSAKWGTFTDPWGNQLGFFEYLDKKEEKERIKQIVEGSF from the coding sequence ATGATTTTTGAGGTTACTTTTCAAGTTCGTGTTTCTGATATTAAGGAAGGTCATAAGTGGTATGAAGTAGTACTAAACAAAAAACCAGATTTACAACCACATTCTGGTTTTATTGAATGGGAAATTCTACCTGGTTGTTGGTTGCAAGTTGCTGAAGGAATCCCATCAAAAGCTAGTGGACCTTTACGTTTAGGTGTCACTAATATAATTGCTGAAAGAGAGAGACTTGTTAAGGAGTTAGGAATTGATCGCTTTGAGATACATTCTAGAGAAGAGGTATCTGCCAAATGGGGAACTTTCACAGACCCATGGGGGAATCAACTAGGGTTCTTTGAGTATCTGGATAAAAAAGAAGAAAAAGAGCGTATTAAGCAGATTGTGGAGGGTTCATTTTAA
- a CDS encoding serine hydrolase domain-containing protein, which translates to MRIKKELNDVFDSVVMHVKKTSEEVDCSGASVLIIHKDKIVTEEYWGKHSKASGARPIQEDSQFHVASVRKSYIGFAASYAIHNGYIKSIDDEVNKYLPVPNMDLYNKTTIRHLLTHTHGLNLQDSNIVREFPPGQSWAYRDIGVDLLTQIIKLTTGKTIAEILFEEVFYPLDFQETGWHDDSNTKLVEVIRKSNDSLWSNDGGRDGDKKNMYVSTRELAYWGYIHLKQGLINGKQVVSRDIINSSTSLQSPNLMNKDLPQNGFLWFVKDLPAKKSEIGELVSKESFQILGYTNVAVLVIPNKDIVVVRMFNSFGSTHNYDYLVNIREFGDTVMKCF; encoded by the coding sequence TTGAGAATAAAAAAAGAGTTGAACGATGTTTTTGATTCAGTTGTAATGCATGTAAAAAAAACTTCTGAAGAAGTTGACTGCTCTGGCGCGAGTGTACTCATTATACATAAAGATAAAATTGTAACGGAGGAATATTGGGGAAAACATTCAAAGGCAAGTGGTGCGAGGCCAATTCAAGAAGATTCGCAATTTCATGTTGCATCAGTTCGTAAAAGTTATATTGGTTTTGCTGCTTCCTACGCGATACATAATGGTTACATTAAATCGATTGATGATGAAGTGAATAAATATTTACCAGTACCGAATATGGACCTGTACAATAAAACAACTATAAGACATTTGCTAACACATACACATGGGTTGAATTTACAAGATAGCAATATAGTTAGAGAGTTTCCCCCAGGGCAAAGTTGGGCTTATCGAGATATTGGTGTTGATTTATTGACACAAATTATCAAACTGACAACAGGTAAAACTATAGCTGAGATTCTTTTTGAAGAGGTCTTTTATCCTTTAGACTTTCAGGAAACAGGTTGGCATGATGACTCCAATACAAAATTAGTGGAGGTTATAAGAAAATCTAATGATTCTCTTTGGTCAAATGACGGGGGTAGAGATGGTGATAAGAAAAATATGTATGTTTCTACGAGAGAGCTTGCTTATTGGGGGTATATCCATTTAAAGCAAGGTTTGATTAATGGTAAGCAAGTTGTTTCAAGAGACATTATTAATAGTTCTACTAGCCTTCAGAGTCCTAACTTAATGAATAAGGATCTGCCCCAAAACGGTTTTTTATGGTTTGTTAAAGATCTCCCAGCTAAAAAATCTGAAATAGGTGAACTTGTGTCGAAAGAATCATTTCAAATTTTGGGATATACCAATGTTGCAGTACTCGTAATACCTAATAAAGATATTGTCGTAGTTCGAATGTTTAATAGTTTTGGTTCCACTCATAACTATGATTATTTAGTTAATATTCGAGAATTCGGTGATACTGTCATGAAATGTTTTTAA
- a CDS encoding SAM-dependent methyltransferase, whose protein sequence is MQYTIEPIAFVNNNRLDIEDDNWGSIISTIELTENMTESSLAGINEFSHLEIIFYFDKVSDDKIQYEARHPRNNKEYPKVGIFSQRGKNRPNKLGVTIVELVELKQRKLIVKGLDAINGTPIIDIKPVMKEFLPKGEVKQPEWSISLMDKYWIKS, encoded by the coding sequence ATGCAATATACAATTGAACCAATAGCATTTGTTAATAATAATAGATTAGATATAGAGGATGATAACTGGGGATCAATCATTTCTACAATTGAGCTCACTGAAAATATGACTGAATCTTCTTTGGCTGGTATTAATGAATTCTCTCACTTAGAAATCATATTTTATTTTGATAAGGTTTCTGATGATAAAATTCAATATGAAGCAAGGCATCCAAGAAACAACAAAGAGTACCCTAAAGTTGGAATTTTTTCGCAAAGAGGTAAAAATAGACCCAATAAGTTAGGGGTAACAATTGTTGAACTTGTAGAACTTAAACAAAGAAAATTAATTGTTAAAGGATTAGATGCAATTAACGGCACCCCAATTATTGATATTAAGCCTGTAATGAAAGAGTTTCTACCAAAAGGGGAAGTAAAGCAGCCAGAATGGTCCATTTCATTAATGGATAAATATTGGATCAAATCTTAG
- a CDS encoding PAS domain S-box protein: MNEEIAHIDYREIMEYSLDPLIIHTNLRIIDVNHVAEKFFGAPKENIIGASPLDIFQETSKVAIEKRILSAYQQPAKVIEETIFRMDGTTVDVELYCHPVQIGDTKAIQTYVKDITGRKESETKQKEIIKEINDLSATVVPILNGIAILPLVGSIDEDRAIQILENVPLKVKNQSIECLIIDFSGIYNLDSLVTDYLFKLNSVLSLLGVRSIITGLRPSLALAAIQLDYKIETIPTMSSVKDALVSLGIYQK; the protein is encoded by the coding sequence TTGAATGAAGAAATAGCACATATTGATTACCGTGAAATAATGGAATATTCACTTGATCCATTAATAATCCATACAAACCTTCGGATAATTGATGTTAATCACGTGGCAGAAAAGTTTTTTGGAGCACCCAAAGAAAATATTATTGGTGCAAGTCCTTTAGATATATTCCAAGAAACATCCAAAGTAGCAATAGAAAAAAGAATCCTATCCGCATATCAACAACCAGCTAAGGTTATAGAGGAAACAATTTTTCGTATGGATGGCACAACAGTAGATGTTGAATTGTATTGTCACCCTGTTCAAATAGGGGATACAAAAGCCATTCAAACATATGTAAAAGATATTACGGGTAGAAAAGAATCAGAAACAAAACAAAAAGAAATTATAAAGGAAATTAATGATCTTTCTGCTACAGTTGTTCCTATTCTAAATGGGATAGCTATACTTCCTTTAGTTGGATCAATTGATGAAGACAGAGCAATACAGATTTTGGAAAATGTACCTTTAAAGGTTAAAAACCAAAGTATTGAATGTTTAATCATCGACTTTTCTGGAATCTACAATTTAGACAGCCTTGTTACAGATTATCTCTTTAAGTTAAATAGCGTATTATCATTACTTGGTGTGCGTTCTATTATCACGGGGTTAAGACCTTCATTAGCACTAGCTGCGATACAGTTAGATTATAAAATAGAAACAATACCGACAATGTCCAGTGTTAAAGATGCATTAGTTTCTTTAGGCATATATCAAAAATAA